The following coding sequences lie in one Carassius carassius chromosome 1, fCarCar2.1, whole genome shotgun sequence genomic window:
- the paqr4a gene encoding progestin and adipoQ receptor family member 4a: MAFLNGPRLLDWANSPPHLQFNRYVLTGYRPISSVQECIKSLFYLHNELGNIYTHGIPLLCFLVLLPLNIPWSQISVTWLGVVHFLACLSPQLGSVVYHLFMNHEGGEPVYKTLLTLDMCGICMINTLGALPIVYSTLLCYPFTRTVALLMYILLSSYSIYCAITACSSVRRLRSFAWQALFRFSFFLLRWVGVGGGSPTSLGHFLTMDALAVLGGVINITRIPERFCPGLFDYWCNSHQIMHVLVVVSILYLHWGVLDDLLWINTYHCPSD, from the exons ATGGCATTTTTAAACGGCCCCAGACTGCTGGACTGGGCAAACTCTCCTCCACATTTACAGTTCAACAGATATGTCCTGACTGGATATAGACCCATCTCCTCCGTCCAGGAGTGTATCAAGAGTCTCTTCTATCTGCACAATGAGCTGGGGAACATCTACACCCACG GAATCCCTCTGCTCTGTTTCCTGGTGCTGCTCCCGCTCAACATCCCCTGGTCACAGATCAGCGTGACGTGGCTCGGCGTGGTGCATTTCTTGGCCTGCCTTTCACCACAGCTGGGCTCAGTGGTCTACCACCTCTTCATGAACCATGAGGGCGGCGAGCCCGTCTACAAAACCCTGCTCACGCTAGATATGTGCGGAATCTGCATGATCAACACGCTAG GAGCCCTGCCCATCGTGTACAGCACTCTTCTCTGCTACCCCTTCACCCGCACAGTGGCTCTGCTGATGTACATCCTGCTCTCCAGTTACTCCATCTACTGTGCCATCACAGCATGCAGCAGTGTGCGCCGTCTGCGTTCCTTCGCCTGGCAGGCGCTTTTCCGCTTCTCGTTTTTCCTTCTGCGCTGGGTAGGTGTGGGCGGAGGAAGTCCCACGTCACTGGGTCACTTTCTCACTATGGATGCACTAGCGGTGTTGGGTGGTGTCATTAATATCACGCGAATCCCCGAGCGGTTCTGCCCAGGCCTCTTTGACTACTGGTGCAACAGCCATCAGATCATGCATGTGCTGGTGGTGGTGTCCATACTGTACCTACACTGGGGGGTGCTGGACGACTTACTGTGGATCAACACGTATCACTGTCCGTCAGACTGA